The Mangifera indica cultivar Alphonso chromosome 12, CATAS_Mindica_2.1, whole genome shotgun sequence DNA window gaaacttttttcacCCTCATATAGTTCCCATCCAGTGCCCTTTTTTTAGTGATCTCCTTTCGTCGTCTCCAGCCACCTCTTTGCTTAGGATCAAGGTCGTTGTTAGCCCAACATCCTTTTCCAAAGAGATGGCGACACAATTCTTCTCTTTCAAGCATGATTTCTCTGTAGTCTCTCTTCCCAGTCTCTTTCTTGGTGTTGCTAACGGATAGAGGAAGAAAGCGAGTAAACGGCAAGAGAGACACACCAAGACGACGAGATCTCTGAGAGGTGAAGAGTTTGGTGGCGACTGTTTGGACTGAGACCTTCGAGAGGTGAAGATCTTTGTCAATCGAGATCTCTAATTTTCATCTGGATTTGACTATCATTTCCCATTGGAGGAGGATAGCTTGggtaataatgattttacccttaactctaactaaaaattttaacaaaaattagtttatgggtaaaattttaggtttttaaaaattattctgtaccttgggtgagaataagtcttttggccttttcaatATAAAGCAAGCATGCGGATCATCTTGGTCAATTTTAACTTCATCTTGTGTACTTCCAAAGTGAAACCCTCGAGCAATTgccttttaacttttaaaagagAAACCGAAACTCTTCAGATGTTGATGTTCGCATACTCGGCTCATTCATAAAACAAACCCACGACTTGACCTGGACTCAGATTCGTTCGATTCGAAGCGGTTGGAATCACCATCTAATGGCATATTTATGACCATAATATAAAGGACCCATTTCGAATAATAATCCATTCAACCATATGACCAATTGGGTTTGACTAGTGATTAATCACAgtataatcactttttaaagaAGATAGATAAACatataactaaaatatataatcagaAACAATACAACACATATCAAAATAAAGGCCCACAAACGATTCATATTACATATCAAAGATCTGTATATCTGCAACCAGAACCCATATCAGAATTCTCAAGATTGATCACATCTTCTGTCTTGTTCGCAATTTAGACCATTGATTGATATTCTATATCTTGGTTTCGGGACCTACAAATAATTTAGAAgggaaaatatttatatggcaGCCAACTGCATGACAATTATTCTTCTTCTCTGGTCaaacttattattttgaatttgagtttaactcaaactgattgacttttatttaagtttaattgaattgaatccaaCCTTACTTGTATCAGTTCAAAGTTAATGTGCTGTGAAAGagaattatatgtatttatattatattatattatatataagaagAATCTCATGACTAGAATTGAATCAAGAAATTCAACCTTTGTATATCAAACCACGattatatttaagtataaaaaattgtGGCTCTACAGATTCTGCTGGTCAATTTATTGAAATGAATTCATCCATATCTGAAACCTTCCTCACAACTCAGCCATGTCCCATGCACAAACTTTTATAgattatagatattatatttttattgtataatattgtATGCGCGTGTGTATCTGTAAGAGATAGAAGCAGAATGAAACTGTTGGACTACATATAGAAATGGAATGATAAAGGCTACAAAACATTGCATGTGCAGTGCTTATACACACTTATAGCAAATGGATTTTTGAGTCTTCAAGTCATGATCGTAATCAAGTAATATTCATGCATATGCattcgaattttaattaattatgctATTTATTTATCGGATTCTGGACCAAAAATGTAAAGTTCATCAagttaattattgtttgattattaCTGCTTTTGGGCTCTGGACGGCGATGAGATTCGCACCAAGGAGAAGTACATTGAGTAAATGTCATATCAATGCAAGAAGATAAAGAGATAATAAGACTTTTAACATGGTTCAGATGATGAATCAAGAAAAGATGTCCACAGAAATGTCATTAACTGGGTATTTAGAGAAGATAGTGTTATTGCAGTGCTACAAGTTGTAAATGCTTGCAAAATGTTATAAATGTCCTCCTTTTGCTTTTCCACTactttgaatttatattaatagaAATTAGAGTTACATATGTAagtaaatagataatatatgaCATCATACAACTTAACGAATGTTGCCATTATTATGTAATCTTGATatgataaaagaataattgTATTTTGATTGTAATTACTAAAAtcgtaaaaatatattatttaatgtaaAAAGAATTGTAAGACTCATAGTTGATATTAGTAAAATTGTGAGAATACGTTATTTAATGTTGGAGGAATTGCTGGAGTCATGATTGATATTAAATCATGTTTTTTTTCCGTTATCTTTGAATGAAATCATACTCTATTTGTGTAATAACTCAACTTGCAAACTAGTCACACATCTATCTGCTAGCTATCAATTATCTCTTGGTATTATGTATGTGAATTTGATCGAGGAGAAGTTTTGGCCACATAAGACTTTCTATTTATTGTCAAGGAATTAGGTCTTTAGTGGTGGTGAGTAATGAAGGCCACAGGAAAAGAGAGAGGAAAGGCAGAAAGAGAACCAACCAAATGGGTGGCATCATACTGGTGCTTTTGTATAAATTTGAATGGATGTTTTGAACGAACATTGAACACAGACCTCTCATTATGTCAATAAATTATGAGCCCACAAAGAGAGTACGTAATGGAATACAAAACAAACCAGCCACCCAAATAGTTTTTCCATGAACTTGGCACTCAATCCAGAGCCATTTCTTTCAACAGTGCATGTGCAAACTAATGCTTTGTTATGGAATATTATCAACCTAATTACTTCTAAGGTTTTTTACAacctcaaataaaaaaactgcCCGACTTTACTCTGATTCAAAATTAGGCAATCATCTATGTTTGTATCCATTGTTAGTATAAACTTTTACTTATTGAAACATGAAAGTTATTCGCCATAATTGTCAGATCTCCAAAGAGTTGAACCACAATTCAAAAGGCTGCCCTGAACTTATCGACTAATGCACCTCTCCCCCTATCTTCTCTTTGCAccctgatatatatatatatttgtggtATCTATATTCCAGTAAAAGAGATgacttaaattaattataaaaaaaatactagtgaTACAATAATCATCACCAAATTGTATCAATATTAGAATACTTGATTAAAAGAAATAACCTTTAGGTTTCTCTATAATCCattcaataatcaataataatatattcttagTGCTAGTACAacctttaaataatttttccttaGACCCtattgtgaaaaataaaaaggaaaaattaaaacaagatTGCAAAAACACCCCTAAAAATATTCATAAGATACAAAACCCCCTTGAAACAAGTAGGGCCAAACCAAGGTCTAGTGACGATTCAGGTGATCAAGagtataattaattttggtATGATATTAGGGGACTTAAACTCAAGCTCTATACattagaatcaaaatttttaccACTTAAGTCACCCTTCAGAGGCAACAACTCCTAATGTTTACATAATTGGTGTAACCTGCTTCATATTCATATGGTTGTTGAAATTGAGGCTGTAGATTTTAACTATAGAATTAGAATTGGAATTTGTTTTCCCATATGATTTCTGCTCAATCATTTATATTCTTCAGTCTGTAATATGACATCCCACAAGAATCAGGCAAATGTAACAGAGAATAATCTCTGAGTGACAAATTCAGAAGCAACATTGCATGTGATCACTGAAGAAGCCAAATGTTAAGTGTATAAATACATTCAAGGAGGTTCCATGTTTCGTTTACTTGCACAGATTATTTCGGTCTAATTTAAAGTACCCTTTCTTGTTCGTATTCTTGTACAAGATATAggataaacattaaaaaataataataataataataatattcatgaaATCGTTGGTTGATAACCAACTTTATATTGTCCCATTCTGCCTGAAAATCATGTGTAGGCCACTATGTTATTGGAACCGAGCCAATACAGAATACAAgttggtttaaatttgatttaaatttattataacaaatttgagttaaactagAGCCGTCGAAATATATTATCGAAAAGTCATTAGTgggataaatagtattatccacgtcataaatattatcacaagtaaaataaataatatcgtcaaataaaaatttaaaccaaactatcaaattaaaactttagcTTGAATCAAGCTGAGTTTGATCAGTTCAAGTCTACCCTATAGAATCTACAAGAGtaacactatatatataaatattgaaaattaatgagtaaaattaaatttatgattcacCATATAAGAGTTGAAAATCACATAGGATCATATCACTTGATTACTCAACCATTTATACATGAAGTATTAtacatgaatttttatttagataatatCATTAAGAAAGTGATTGTCTAATTGATGTAATTAGGGTAGATTTCAGTCTTACATAACCTAAATCTATATCTTTTGTAGATAACAAACAAGGATGCATTCGAGTCAAACCAAACCTAAATAAATGTTagtttaagttcaattcaaatatagtATGACCAACTCAAGTTTAAACTAATAAACGATAAtaccaaagaagaagaaaagtcattggacaaaaaaacaaagaaacatcatcaaacaaaaaaaggatGTTAATGTAAATCATAAACTAAGTTCAACAAACTGAAATTGTTATAATTTGAGTTCGGATCATTTGagctaaacttaaattcaaaatcaaactaatttagtttgaatttaaccctAACAGTAAATTAGTTGAAgacacttttattattttatattttgccCATACCATTAAGAACCCTTCTCTAACttgttttgataatattttattcaccTAAAATGCTTTCTGAATTCTATTATTAACTTCCTAATTCTTGATGCTAATTAAGTATAATTGACTGGCACAAAATTTTGCAGATGCACGAGTATGAACAGTCGAATGTGTAAAAGCTAACACCTCGATGGTGATGCCTCTTTGACATGATTAAGAAGAGTCCCACATTGATTCGAAAGTAATTTTTTCTTACAATCTTTCAATAATTTACGCACGCCTTTCTTCTTTTCATTGCCTTCAATCTCCATGACCTCTCATTATGGCATGCTTGCCTTTGTTTCTTTTTCGAACATGCCATTATAATCTTCTTGCCATTATTGAGAAACAAGACTGAAAGAGAACGAACGGCACGTAAAATAGTAGCTATAAgcatatatatgaataaaatttcatcttttcatAGCTTTTATCGTGGCTTCTTTTACTCAGTGATTATGGAAGAAATGGATAGGCCAAAAgctttttgttttaattttcaatctatCAGTTGTTTACATGATTGTATAGGTAAATCTGACTCAAATTAgttcatatttgaattaatattcggTTCGTATAagtcaaattcgaattaaaattcaaatccaATAATTTTTCACTGAAATTCttctataattctttttctcctttgatTACTCctccaataataattttttttttctgataattttttttttatcaagagATTCGCCttcttatataaaatcaaaattcaaaatttatatggATTCTAACTAGAATTAatcattcaaaattcaaatttgctaGATTTGAATCTGTTCCTACATGATTTGGCTgtggaaaaatatatttaaaaaaattgttgattattttatgattgatgtcaattttttttctggTAACAACAATGTCATCTCATGGTTGGCAATTAGGGTTTCTTTAGGCAATTGCATATCCTATGAACTTCAAATGGCAAAGATTTCATTTCATTAGTATTAATGTCACATCAAGCTGAAAGATATCATTTTTCCCAGAAGATTTTCAACCTAACTAATACATATTTAGGTTAGCCAATCAGGGGAAGCAAGGCAGGTGGTTCGAGTCGAATCAATTCGTGCCCAAattgatatttgatttgaatcagtcaaattcaaattgaagttCTAACCtgactatttttttattgaagctcttcactttttataattcttcattttctctaattattggttaaatgattctttttttaaaataatttattttctttattttctttaatcatttatcattttttctaattttattgttcaatatttaaattaatttaaactcgaATTAATCATTGCTTTGAGTTAAGTTAGGACATTCAACCCTCCCTGTTTTGGCTGAggaaaaatgcataaaaaaaaaaaatgttgattatCCAATGgttaatgtcaatttttttcttgtaacaACAATGTCATATTCATATACAACTCCAAATAGCGAAGATTTCATTAGTGTTAAAGTCACATCAAGATGAAAACAATAACACATAACAGAAGATTTTCAGCCAAACTAATGCTTATTTAGGTTAGCCAATTAAGAGAAAGCTAGGCAGGCCCCTTTGAGTCGGCTGGCCAACCTCTTGCGTTGACAATTCACATATGTGCAATTATAATTAGGATTTAGTCTGTTTCGTTATGGGCGTGTTAGATTCTCTTTCTTCCCATTCTGAAAAGAACTTGTGAATTTATATAATGTTAGTgtctaaaatttgtatttataaatacCCACTAGAAGTAAAATATACTTGCTTAATCCGAATAAGAACCATCTTGCTAGATTCCccttttcaacttttttaatttaaatttaatattcaacAGTCTACcagtgttttaaaatttggattggATTCAATTGGATGGTCTAGTTAATTCGATTGAAAACTGGTGATAAATCTAATTTGAGTCACGAAaaaactttgttttaattattaaaatctattGATTTAGGGTTATTTGAGTGAATTGTGTTGGATTGGAATTCAATCATCGAGTCAAGTCAAATTAGTCTGAGCATCAATtgatatcaatataattaaaatatgttttaaaattttaattatattatactaaCTTCTCCATTTGACTAGTGAGACTGATTAACCTGTTGATAAACCTTTTGATTGAGTTAAAAACATGACAAGcaacataaattttatgttcataaacaaaataatatgcaaTTAAATAAAAGAACTGCATTTGTatgagataaaaataacaaGTATTATAATTTATGAGGATTATTTGGACTATCACAAATATTATGGGGTGATCCTATCAAAGTTGACTTGGATCGAGTCcatagtttgactcaaataaatcaatctcacgttagagttttaatttgatagttATAACTTATTTGTCTATCTGGTGACATTGTTTATCTTATTGACGATACTATTTATCCTtctgatgatattgtttattttattgataatctttcACTAATACTCTATACTAGTTCAAGTATCACAACTTTGATCTAATCTTTGACCAACCTTAGGGTCAACTCAGTTCGCATCAAATCCACTCCCTTGGAATATAGTTTATTTTCACAGATTAATTTTCTATTGTTAAGAGATTGTGTACCGTGACAAGACTGGTTTCAAATTCGGATTTGAagactttttatataatatatatagttatcagtatcttactatacgatacgatataaatgaaaaatgatacgtataATGAGGGGTGTCATAATTAATACATTATAGTAaacatattgtatgatacaaatcgatacactttaaaaaaaaataataatgatgtaataagagtgtatatgaaaatttttaaatttttaaaagtatttataatattttttaaaatgataatatattaattattttttatttttaaaaactatattatataatatgatacttaatatacgatatataaaattaaaattttaacatataatatgatacactAATTGAATtccatgataatatattatataaaaaagaaatgaaaccGGTATTGTAGGATTTATTTAAGTTAGTGGTGAGGTTTCAAAGAAAGCTTAACAGAGGTGAAGAGCCAGCAGGATAGGCCCCTGTACCCACCATGaaaaagaatgataaaaatattttgatggaAAGATAGAATCACAGACCTTTGTGACAGGGATGGGTAGGGTCCATTAAACTCTTTTTAactcttgtaatttttttgaaattattcgGGTAAATCTCCGGTTTTTTGGGTAGTGAAAACTTCAGTGTAACCTcggttttataattattatattaaataaataaaaattttatttttacttgaaaaacttttatttaaatggatgatatagtttaatattttaaactccTCTGCTTTCCCTGTTACGCCTATAAATAGCGAGCTCCATAACCTCGTTAAAGCATTACTATTAGCTTCCTAGTTAAGAAGAGAGATATTATCCGAGCAAGAGAGAAAACAATGGAGGGTTTCCCAGTTATTGACTTGTCAAAGCTCAATGGTGATGAGAGAAGCTCAACCATGGAGATGATTAAAGATGCCTGCGAGAGCTGGGGCTTCTTTGAGGTactattttatgtattattttcacgtatacatgtatatatgttGAGGGATATGGCCATGATAATTCTTGAGTACTGATGAAATTTATTCTGTGTTTGTGATTCTTGTTCAAAAGTTGGTGAATCATGGGATAGCTCCTGAGCTGATGGACACTGTAGAGAGGCTGACAAAAGAGCATTACAGAAAGTGTATGGAGCAAAGATTCAAGGAAATGGTGGCCAGTAAAGGCCTAGAAGCTGTTCAGTCTGAAGTTGGTGACTTGGACTGGGAAAGCACTTTCTTTCTGCGCCACCTTCCCGAATCAAACATTTCTGAAATCCCTGATCTTGAAGAAGATTACAGGTCACTCTTTTTACTTACAATATTCTTCAACAACAATAGCTTCATAATGTATATCTTGTATAAACTCTGGCATCTTTTAACAGGAAGGCAATGAAGGAATTTGCTTTTGAATTGGAGAAGCTAGCCGAGCAACTTTTGGACTTGCTCTGTGAGAATCTGGGGCTGGAGAAGGGATACTTGAAGAAGGCTTTTTATGGGTCCAAGGGCTTACCAACCTTTGGCACCAAGGTCAGCAACTACCCGCCATGTCCCAAACCAGATCTGATCAAGGGACTCAGAGCCCACACAGATGCTGGTGGCCTCATCCTTCTCTTCCAGGATGACAAAGTCAGTGGTCTCCAGCTCCTCAAAGATGGCCAGTGGGTCGATGTTCCTCCCATGAAACACTCCATTGTCATCAACCTAGGAGACCAGCTTGAGGTACTTAACTCTCTCACTTCaacaagtaaaatattttaaatatgtcaaagatttggtattaaaatattatctagatTTGTTCTGAAATGCCTAGATTCCTTGATGATTAGCATCAACCCACATGGCCACCGATAaaaattctcttctttttcactTAAGCCCTGATTTTTTTGACAAAGGTAATTACAAATGGCAAGTACAAGAGTGTCCTCCACCGTGTGTTGGCTCAACGTGATGGGAACAGAATGTCTATAGCTTCATTTTACAACCCGGGAAGTGATGCTGTAATCTATCCAGCACCGGCATTGGTTAAGAAAGAAGCTGAGCAGATTCAACTCTACCCAAAATTTGTGTTTGAGGACTACATGAAACTCTATGCAGGACTCAAGTTTCAGGCAAAGGAGCCCCGATTTGAAGCCATGAAGGCTATGGAGTCCACTGTGAACTTGGGCCCTATTGCAACTGTTTAAGTCCCCTTCAATGGCAGTACATTGTTGGGGATTAGTGCTTAATAATTAGTAAGTGTTGTTTATATAGTTGTTAAAGAGTGTTGGGTAGTGTGGAAACATATAGTTTCAATGAGCCAAGAGGTTGGACTTATAGGAACTCTTCTTGAGAGTTATGTCTAGCAGCTGTTGTGGTCCTGATAAATTTACTTAATGTAGAAAGTGACCAACATGACATGAATCgtcttaatatattattctatctCGATGGCGGTATTATGCTGTAATCTatatttctctctttccttttatTCATTCTGTTCAATTGCCTGCCTTTGTGTTGAGTTTGTGCTTGTGGTGGAGCTCATCATAACCGGTTTGGATTGAATCTATGGTTTAACTCAAACAAATCGATTtcaagttaaagttttaatgcGATTACTTGGTTTGAGATTGACTTTCTTATTCATCCAGTAGTTGTTTATTACGTTGACAATATCATTCACTTATTTATCAACACTGTAAATTTTAACCCTGCTGAAATAaaacaatagaaataaaaaaaacatcagTGATTTGTGAACCGGGTCTTCATTTCTGTGAAGCAGAAGTCTCAAATTCATAATCCACAAACTTGACTTCAAATAACCTCTAATTGTAATCCACAAATATGTAATCTTACCAgacttctctctctcttctctctctctccatagTGGAAAACCTACAGAGCTCCACTAATTAAAATTTGCATATGATCCACTTTCCCAGGTCATCATAATTCATAAAGTATGTTACTATATATCATCAGAAAGGCACACAATTGGCCATTTAAAAGAAgtgataaagaagaaaaatatatattctcaatTATGATTCCACTAATGCTTCTGTTAAAGTTATCATGCTCGCCCATAAAGGACCCCAGATTCTAGCATTAAATACATGAAAAATGGAGAGTCAATGGACAATAATGCTATatatatgattgtaaatatataaatagagagAGTCACATATAACAGAGCAACAAAGAATGGCTTTGAATTATGTGTTGCCGTTAGAAGCGAAGTGGGTAGTTATGAACATGTATGGACAAGAATAGGAGTTATGGACAAGAATAAGAGTGGGATACATGGACAGTTAAGAGGACGATTTATGAAGACAGTTTTGAGCTTGTACAAGAGAAGGATTATGGAGGACCggggaaaagaaaaattggGATTTAGACAGGCTATCTTCGGCTGATTGAGGTAGAGAACAAGCGTCTCAAAAGCCAGTGAAAATGGAGAAAGTCTGATCTCTTGAAAACTAGATTAATAGAACCCAAACAGTGAAAAATGACAAAGATTTAGACAAATTTACCTCTTTGATAAGCCTATTGAATTGCCTATAATCGAACCTGCAACTAGTGGACTTTGGTAAGGCAAATCAATTATCCAACTAAAACAAGTTTTCTGGTGACAAAATGAACAATCTAATGTACCAAGAGGCCGTAGCCATTTGGCCCATGTAAAGATCAATGATGAGGCAATCAAATCAATGATCAATAATCAACACTTTCTTCTCGAAGGGAGAGAAGGCATTGCCCCCTAATTGAGTCAAAATGATGCAGGAAACATTCATTAAGGCTCTAATGGTGCTCAATCTCCAACAATGGCCTCCTAATTGTACACATCCCATTTTAAGAATTAACCTGATGAATCCCAAGAAGTAATAGCCAGAAGTTAGAAGGTAAAGAGCAggttaaagaaaacaaatttcaaaagtGCAACATCCACTCTTCACAATGAATATGCCACACCCTTTAAAACATCAAGCATGACAATAATAAATCACATGAAAACAAATATGGGGCAGCAAGGCCAAAAATCAGAACCTGAAAGTACATAAAACTGTTTATAAGAAACTCATCGGTATTGCAAACAATTTTGTAAACCAGTCACCCTGAAAATTAACTGGGAGACCCCTAATCCAAAATCTTCTGATTATTTAACTGGGAGACCCCTAAGCCAAAATCTTCTGATTATACTTCTTAATACTGGTACCGAAAAATTTTCAACTCCTAAAGGCAAGCCAACCTTAAATGAGAGTAGAATGCAATTTCTCTTTACCAGGTACATGATTGTGATTTGTATATGCATGTTAATATTTGTTGCAGTCGCCATGCACATTAATTCTGTGATACTTGATCGGCAACATTTTTGTTATCAGCTTCATCAGTAACGCCAGAATTTACATTCTGATTATTCTTTTCATCTCCTTCTAATGCATCTCCATTGGAGCAATGATTCTTCAGAACCATGGAAATGTCAGTCTCTGAAGCTCCAGCGAGTTTAAAACGATCAACAGCCGCATCAAGATTTTTCTTCCAACCATCCATCcctaatttgcattcaatttgGGAGCGCTCAAAAAGCATGTTACCCCAGAAAAGGTGTATCTGTGATCTCATAACAGCTGCTTGTTCTGCAGCTTCATCGGCTGAAAGCTCACCACTTCCTGAGGGCTCCCCATCCAGACCCCTTCCTTGTTTCTTCCTCCTCTTTGACAATTCATCCTTCTTGATTGCATTAGGATCTTTTAGCTCAAGAGCTCTCTGCTCCTCTAGTTTCTCCCACATCTCGGTTGCAGCGTTCATCTTCTCCTCTGCACTATCAAAAAGTTGAAGTGTCTCAGCAGCATTCCACCCTGAAAGATCTATTTTCTTAGCAAGCGCAAAAGACCAATGAAGTTTGGCCATTTCAAATTGCTGTTGGCCCAATGCCAGCAGACCTTCATAAAAGTCAGGTTTGATCAAGAGCGCCTCCTCATACTTCTCTTTGGCCAAAGAATATTTTTCCTTCACCCAGTCATAAGCCATTTGAAGTTGTGCTGCTACAACATCCTTTCCAGCAGACTCATCCAAGGGGATTCGTTTCCTTGCTGCACACATATGAACATTTCCCCAGTTGAAGAAAGCCAAAGCAGCCACCTCCTGGAACTTTAAGGCAGCCTTGTCAAATAGGTTTTGAGCTTCTTCAGTGGTAACTGTCTCCTCAAGAGCCTCTGAGCAGAGCTCCATGCCAAGCTCATGCAAGTCAATATGAGCATCAGGGTCAATACCAACATGCATACGGAATAGTTGAGCAAACTCAAACAACCAATCGTCCATCTCCACTTCCTTGTTCTCAGGATCTTCTGAAACTCCTAATTTCTCCTTGGGAGCTTCTATCACTGCCTTGTCAATCTCAGTATCAGCAGCTTCCAGAACAGACTCACCAAGAGACGAATGAGACCCACTTTCTTCGCCCTTAGTTCCCTCACTCTCAAGAGGTTTATCCTCCTCTTCTTCCAGCAATGGTGGCTCTTGTTCTGGACTTACCTCGACAATATGCAATCTCAACATACCAAATGATTCGGATATATCAGTTTCTGGTTCTTTTGTCATAATACTGTCTGCAGAGGCCTCTGCCAGCCTCAGTTCCCCTGTACAGGTAATAGTTACCAAGTCTCCATCATTATCCTTATACTTGACCAAAACTGA harbors:
- the LOC123192406 gene encoding 1-aminocyclopropane-1-carboxylate oxidase — translated: MEGFPVIDLSKLNGDERSSTMEMIKDACESWGFFELVNHGIAPELMDTVERLTKEHYRKCMEQRFKEMVASKGLEAVQSEVGDLDWESTFFLRHLPESNISEIPDLEEDYRKAMKEFAFELEKLAEQLLDLLCENLGLEKGYLKKAFYGSKGLPTFGTKVSNYPPCPKPDLIKGLRAHTDAGGLILLFQDDKVSGLQLLKDGQWVDVPPMKHSIVINLGDQLEVITNGKYKSVLHRVLAQRDGNRMSIASFYNPGSDAVIYPAPALVKKEAEQIQLYPKFVFEDYMKLYAGLKFQAKEPRFEAMKAMESTVNLGPIATV
- the LOC123193197 gene encoding protein CLMP1-like encodes the protein MGKSGGRRKKGGSNTNQVSGDNSNANANGGFDMDSSIFLKRAHDLKEEGNKRFQNKDYVGALEQYDNALRLTPKNHPDRAVFHSNRAACLMQMKPVDYETVIAECTMALQVQPRFVRALLRRARALEAIGRYEMAMQDVQVLLGADPNHQDALEIGRRLRTALGPRQEAQQDLQSRPSPAALGASAVRGAPIAGLGPCLPARPVAKKAAASPGSVVSPTNKLEKPQMDSTTENGTETKVQLPKLVLKPSNGSSKASGNPGRNNQTEQSLSSLVQLPARGQTLEVAIKWRPLKLVYDHDIRLAQMPVNCSFKVLREIVSKRFPSSKSVLVKYKDNDGDLVTITCTGELRLAEASADSIMTKEPETDISESFGMLRLHIVEVSPEQEPPLLEEEEDKPLESEGTKGEESGSHSSLGESVLEAADTEIDKAVIEAPKEKLGVSEDPENKEVEMDDWLFEFAQLFRMHVGIDPDAHIDLHELGMELCSEALEETVTTEEAQNLFDKAALKFQEVAALAFFNWGNVHMCAARKRIPLDESAGKDVVAAQLQMAYDWVKEKYSLAKEKYEEALLIKPDFYEGLLALGQQQFEMAKLHWSFALAKKIDLSGWNAAETLQLFDSAEEKMNAATEMWEKLEEQRALELKDPNAIKKDELSKRRKKQGRGLDGEPSGSGELSADEAAEQAAVMRSQIHLFWGNMLFERSQIECKLGMDGWKKNLDAAVDRFKLAGASETDISMVLKNHCSNGDALEGDEKNNQNVNSGVTDEADNKNVADQVSQN